In a single window of the Candidatus Zixiibacteriota bacterium genome:
- the murA gene encoding UDP-N-acetylglucosamine 1-carboxyvinyltransferase, translating into MDKFVINGAKRLKGELKVEGSKNAALPIIVGSLLIEKGESVIRNVPPLRDIGSVITVMEYLGAKISYNAKAHVMTINAENCDQNTAPYELMRQMRASFLVLGPLLARLGEARVSLPGGCVLGARPVDFHIKAFKKMGARVTEKGGYITAKGKPLAGGSIYFDRPSHTGTENVMFAAMFAKDRTTIANAACDPEIVDVARFLNKAGAKIRGAGTPTIVIEPVRRLKAVDHKVSGDRLVAGTYMIAAAITGGRVKVAGIDSDHLTMVTHKLLEMGCKIETGRNFLKVAGPRKLKPVSVTTFPYPGFPTDLQAALMAATCVADGTSQVRETVFPDRFTHTMEMRRLGAEITVSGDEAIIHGVPGLTGAEVMASDIRAGAGIVLAALAAKGKSEVLRVYHVDRGYFAIEEKLSAIGADIKRMS; encoded by the coding sequence ATGGACAAGTTTGTAATCAACGGCGCCAAACGCCTCAAAGGGGAACTCAAAGTCGAAGGATCCAAAAACGCAGCTTTGCCCATTATCGTGGGATCACTCTTGATCGAAAAGGGAGAGTCCGTAATCCGCAACGTACCCCCGCTGAGAGATATCGGGTCGGTCATAACAGTGATGGAATACCTCGGGGCGAAGATCAGTTACAATGCCAAAGCTCATGTGATGACCATCAACGCAGAAAACTGCGATCAAAACACAGCGCCATACGAACTGATGCGTCAAATGCGAGCATCTTTTTTGGTGTTGGGTCCCTTACTGGCCAGACTGGGCGAAGCACGCGTGTCGCTGCCGGGTGGCTGCGTGTTAGGTGCGCGCCCGGTCGATTTTCACATCAAAGCGTTCAAAAAGATGGGCGCCCGCGTTACCGAAAAAGGCGGTTACATCACGGCCAAAGGCAAGCCGCTGGCCGGTGGCTCGATCTACTTCGATAGGCCGTCGCACACCGGTACCGAAAACGTCATGTTCGCGGCCATGTTCGCCAAAGACAGGACCACCATCGCCAACGCCGCTTGTGACCCGGAGATTGTTGATGTGGCCCGGTTCTTGAACAAAGCCGGGGCCAAAATAAGAGGCGCCGGGACGCCTACAATTGTAATTGAACCGGTGCGTCGCCTCAAAGCAGTCGACCACAAGGTCTCCGGCGACCGGCTGGTGGCCGGCACATACATGATCGCAGCAGCCATCACCGGCGGCCGGGTGAAAGTTGCCGGTATCGATTCCGATCATCTCACTATGGTCACTCACAAACTATTGGAAATGGGGTGCAAAATCGAAACCGGACGCAATTTCCTGAAAGTGGCCGGTCCCCGAAAACTCAAACCGGTCTCGGTCACTACCTTTCCCTACCCCGGTTTTCCAACCGATTTACAGGCGGCCTTGATGGCGGCAACTTGCGTGGCCGACGGTACCTCGCAGGTCAGGGAGACGGTATTTCCCGATCGGTTCACGCACACCATGGAGATGCGCAGGCTCGGCGCGGAAATCACGGTATCCGGCGATGAAGCCATTATCCACGGCGTACCCGGCCTGACCGGAGCAGAGGTAATGGCTTCAGATATCAGAGCCGGAGCAGGCATCGTACTGGCCGCCCTGGCCGCAAAAGGCAAGTCCGAAGTGCTCAGAGTGTATCATGTTGACCGCGGTTACTTTGCCATAGAGGAAAAGCTTTCGGCTATTGGCGCCGATATTAAGAGAATGAGTTAG
- a CDS encoding BamA/TamA family outer membrane protein encodes MKRYRIAALFIIGLAYVGVNAQETYFGKNKVRYKDFEWSYIQTRHFDIHFYEEAYPTAKFAATVLESSYVEVSKELNYKIQRRVPVFLYNSHNDFQQTNILPSLIGEGTGGFTEVFKNRVVTPFNGSYEDFRHVLHHELTHAMTFDLLYGNAFSALVSRRRLFQMPLWLAEGFAEYSSRHGWDAASDMWVRDATINGYLLPPMYLNGYNAYREGQALVKYIADKYGEKKLADIFRKGKIYLSINKALKKSIGIDQEKLWEEFSREMKRRYWPEIALRQEAEEIGTKLTKARKDGSYFNEKPVFSPEGDKIAMFTDGSDFTEIVLISADDGKILDRLVKSSRNGDLESLHAYVSGISFSPDGTKLVFVAKSHGKESLFFYDLLRNRVYKKKRFDFYNLLSPAWSPDGEKIAFSALKENERDIFVYYPQTDQLDRLMNDRYDDVDPSWYPESDRILFTSDRPHPQSEVVTGEEHEYVTAGAFMPGDFVYGWYNLNEIDLSNREVTAVDVGAGPNTVPTVSPDGSKIAFISGRSGIDNIYVAYTDSDRVYPVTNILSGIDYVSWSPDGKKLAFEAFNQGAFDVFILDEIVPVGDNGTLTPTAFAQGDNSLFTFDQSEESVDSALADVEDEPGEQPMLASLDPDENLSDDQAAASGDQQPFDSTMATPVSTEADSSQTADGKEDDEVITESGIYDEEYVHVSDGRSGDPLDPFMFDVEGDSSDVRKTVVVEEPPSFDSIAPPSSSGDYNIQQYKVKFTPDYVGGGFGYDTFFGLRGQTVFLFSDYLGNHQILVATDLVNTIDQSNVLGYYVNSKRRINYGVGLFHSKNFYLDPADNLFSDRFYGFQVFTSRPFSIFDRLELTASQFFIDREHHEADDTLSNRSSKVTTAEFSYVTDNIIWGLTGPLNGRRAKVTIGSGLNLFDSRDVEFYSAEFDFRQYWHFGGLYSLAFRASGGASNGRTPKLYFLGGTTNWIGNTTLDAKVYEVENLYFADVVTPLRGIDYYSLAGDRYGLINIEFRYPMIDYFAMRFPLALTISRVGGAIFLDMGSAWEGSNFKAGTTHGGLPADSTLGGRGSEKRLLDLKTGFGFGMRANLGFILLRYDIAWSTDFYSVSDKPTFYFSMGADF; translated from the coding sequence ATGAAAAGATACAGAATAGCAGCGTTGTTTATCATCGGCCTGGCCTATGTTGGGGTCAATGCCCAGGAGACTTATTTCGGCAAAAACAAAGTCAGGTACAAGGACTTCGAGTGGAGCTACATTCAAACGCGCCATTTTGATATCCACTTCTATGAAGAAGCCTACCCGACGGCCAAGTTTGCCGCAACCGTGCTTGAGTCATCATACGTTGAGGTCAGCAAGGAGCTTAACTACAAGATTCAGCGCCGGGTACCGGTCTTTCTCTACAACTCACACAACGATTTCCAGCAAACCAATATCCTGCCATCGCTCATCGGCGAGGGAACGGGCGGCTTTACGGAGGTCTTCAAGAACCGCGTGGTGACACCGTTCAACGGTTCATACGAAGATTTTCGTCATGTTCTGCATCATGAACTGACGCACGCCATGACATTCGACCTGCTTTACGGCAACGCCTTCTCAGCCCTGGTGTCACGCCGTCGCCTCTTCCAAATGCCGTTGTGGCTGGCCGAAGGATTTGCCGAGTATTCCTCACGCCACGGCTGGGATGCCGCTTCTGACATGTGGGTGCGCGATGCCACCATCAACGGCTACCTTTTGCCGCCCATGTATCTCAATGGCTACAATGCCTACCGCGAAGGTCAGGCCCTGGTGAAGTACATCGCCGACAAGTACGGCGAGAAAAAACTGGCCGATATTTTCCGCAAAGGAAAAATCTACCTATCCATTAACAAAGCCCTCAAAAAGTCAATCGGTATAGATCAGGAAAAACTCTGGGAGGAGTTCTCGCGAGAGATGAAACGGCGCTATTGGCCCGAGATAGCCTTGCGCCAGGAAGCCGAGGAGATCGGTACCAAATTGACCAAGGCGCGCAAGGACGGTTCTTATTTCAACGAAAAACCGGTCTTCTCCCCGGAGGGGGATAAGATCGCCATGTTCACCGACGGTTCAGACTTTACCGAGATCGTCCTGATCTCGGCCGATGACGGCAAGATTCTTGATCGGTTGGTCAAGAGTTCCCGCAACGGCGATCTGGAGTCGCTGCATGCATACGTCTCCGGTATTTCGTTTTCGCCGGACGGTACCAAACTGGTGTTCGTTGCCAAGTCGCATGGCAAAGAGTCTCTGTTCTTTTATGATCTGCTCAGAAACCGGGTCTACAAGAAAAAACGGTTCGACTTTTACAACCTCCTTTCGCCGGCCTGGTCACCCGATGGTGAGAAAATCGCCTTCTCAGCCCTCAAGGAGAATGAGCGCGACATATTCGTGTATTACCCTCAGACCGATCAACTCGACAGACTGATGAATGACCGCTATGACGACGTCGATCCGAGTTGGTACCCCGAATCGGACAGGATTCTCTTTACGTCCGATCGACCTCACCCGCAAAGCGAGGTCGTCACCGGTGAGGAACATGAATACGTAACAGCCGGTGCTTTTATGCCGGGTGATTTTGTCTATGGATGGTACAATCTCAATGAGATCGATCTATCCAACCGAGAGGTCACGGCCGTTGATGTCGGTGCGGGTCCCAACACGGTTCCCACGGTATCACCTGACGGCAGCAAGATTGCGTTTATTTCGGGCCGCAGTGGGATAGACAATATCTATGTCGCATACACCGATTCCGACCGCGTCTATCCAGTCACCAACATCCTTTCGGGGATCGATTACGTCTCATGGTCGCCCGATGGTAAGAAACTGGCCTTTGAAGCATTCAACCAGGGCGCCTTTGACGTTTTCATTCTGGACGAAATAGTCCCGGTCGGCGACAACGGCACACTGACGCCGACAGCCTTTGCACAGGGTGACAATAGTCTGTTCACTTTCGACCAATCGGAAGAATCGGTCGATTCCGCGTTGGCGGACGTTGAAGACGAGCCGGGCGAACAACCCATGCTGGCTTCTCTGGACCCGGACGAAAACCTCTCGGATGATCAAGCCGCCGCCTCAGGCGACCAGCAACCGTTCGATTCCACCATGGCAACTCCCGTAAGTACGGAAGCCGACAGTTCGCAGACCGCCGACGGCAAGGAGGACGATGAAGTCATCACCGAATCCGGTATCTACGACGAGGAATACGTTCATGTCTCAGACGGCCGGTCCGGTGATCCGCTTGATCCGTTTATGTTTGATGTTGAGGGTGATAGCTCAGATGTTCGCAAGACCGTGGTGGTGGAGGAACCACCTTCTTTCGATTCAATCGCACCGCCTTCATCATCGGGCGACTATAACATCCAGCAGTACAAAGTTAAATTCACGCCCGACTATGTCGGTGGCGGATTCGGGTACGATACGTTCTTCGGCTTGCGTGGCCAGACAGTGTTTCTGTTTTCAGATTATCTGGGTAATCACCAGATTCTGGTTGCCACCGACCTGGTCAACACTATCGATCAGTCAAACGTGCTCGGCTACTATGTGAACAGCAAGAGGCGCATCAATTATGGCGTGGGTCTGTTTCACAGTAAGAATTTCTATCTGGACCCGGCGGATAATCTTTTCTCCGACCGCTTCTATGGCTTCCAGGTGTTCACCAGTCGGCCTTTTTCGATCTTCGATCGACTGGAATTGACAGCCTCGCAGTTTTTCATCGACCGAGAGCATCACGAGGCTGACGATACTCTATCCAATCGCAGCAGCAAGGTTACAACGGCCGAGTTCTCCTATGTCACCGACAACATAATCTGGGGTCTGACCGGTCCCTTGAACGGACGTCGCGCCAAGGTCACTATCGGCAGCGGCCTCAACCTCTTCGATTCGCGAGATGTCGAGTTCTACTCGGCGGAGTTCGATTTTCGCCAGTATTGGCATTTCGGCGGCCTCTATTCCCTGGCCTTCCGGGCTTCCGGTGGCGCCTCAAACGGCCGCACCCCCAAGTTGTACTTTCTGGGAGGAACTACCAACTGGATCGGCAACACTACTCTTGATGCCAAAGTCTACGAAGTGGAAAACCTGTACTTTGCGGATGTCGTTACGCCATTGCGAGGCATTGACTATTATAGTCTTGCCGGTGACCGCTATGGCCTGATAAACATCGAATTCAGATATCCCATGATCGATTACTTTGCCATGCGCTTTCCGCTGGCTCTCACCATCAGTCGGGTCGGCGGCGCCATCTTCCTGGACATGGGGTCCGCATGGGAAGGCAGTAACTTCAAGGCGGGAACAACTCATGGCGGCCTCCCTGCCGACAGCACCTTGGGGGGCAGGGGGAGCGAGAAGCGCCTGCTTGACCTCAAGACAGGTTTCGGCTTCGGGATGCGTGCCAACCTGGGTTTCATACTGCTGCGTTACGATATTGCCTGGTCAACGGATTTCTACTCCGTGTCGGACAAACCGACCTTTTACTTCTCGATGGGTGCCGATTTCTGA
- a CDS encoding DEAD/DEAH box helicase, producing the protein MTTEDTNYEDASPDALESKLARSLSAGAEHLVEPADSLPSTSMVDLPPQLRQAAARAGWTELTTVQARTIPYMLARRDLICQSRTGSGKTGAFVLPIMERIKNPGPTGQALILVPTRELAKQVGDEISLLAGNTGIRCVAVYGGVGYGPQIEAFRSGAQIVVGTPGRILDHLLKRTLSLDGLEILVFDEADRMMSMGFYPDMKQIQRYLPRRRINAYMFSATFPSHVIRLAGEFLRQPDFLSLSRDNVHVAETEHVFYVVPGMEKERCLVRVIEIENPTGAIVFCNTKATVGFVTTVLKRFGYDADELTADLTQRAREKIMTRVREHKLRFLVATDLAARGIDIPELSHIIQYEPPEDPELYVHRAGRTGRAGASGEAITLANVLEKAELQRIAKRFSIEMIERPLPTDDDVAAIAAQRVTALLEARLRARDKLQVERMQRFVPLAIELGQSEDEASVIAMLLDDYYQETLHAPPEQPSPAPPAPPEKSPKKDRPRKKTRSRSSKRR; encoded by the coding sequence ATGACAACAGAAGACACGAATTACGAAGACGCCTCGCCGGATGCCCTCGAGAGCAAACTAGCCCGATCACTGAGTGCCGGCGCCGAACATCTGGTCGAACCGGCCGACTCACTTCCGAGCACCTCGATGGTCGACTTGCCGCCACAATTGCGCCAGGCTGCAGCGCGCGCCGGTTGGACGGAGTTGACCACGGTTCAGGCACGGACCATTCCTTACATGCTGGCCCGGCGTGATCTGATCTGTCAGTCACGTACCGGCAGCGGTAAGACAGGCGCTTTTGTGCTGCCGATAATGGAACGAATCAAGAATCCGGGACCGACCGGACAGGCGTTGATTTTGGTTCCCACCCGCGAACTGGCCAAACAAGTGGGCGATGAGATTTCACTTTTAGCCGGTAATACCGGTATCAGGTGCGTCGCTGTTTATGGCGGTGTCGGGTATGGTCCGCAAATCGAGGCTTTCCGCTCCGGTGCGCAGATTGTGGTGGGCACTCCCGGAAGAATCCTTGATCATCTGCTCAAAAGGACGTTGAGTCTGGATGGTTTGGAAATACTGGTTTTTGATGAGGCTGACCGAATGATGTCGATGGGCTTCTATCCTGACATGAAGCAGATCCAGCGCTACCTGCCGCGTCGGCGGATCAACGCCTACATGTTCTCGGCCACTTTTCCCAGTCACGTCATCCGTCTGGCCGGAGAATTCCTCAGGCAGCCGGATTTTCTGAGTCTGAGTCGGGACAACGTGCATGTGGCCGAAACCGAGCATGTTTTTTACGTGGTGCCGGGCATGGAAAAAGAACGTTGCCTGGTGCGCGTTATTGAGATCGAAAACCCGACCGGCGCGATTGTCTTCTGTAATACCAAGGCAACGGTCGGTTTTGTTACGACTGTGCTCAAACGGTTTGGTTATGACGCCGATGAACTCACGGCCGATCTGACCCAGCGGGCTCGCGAAAAGATCATGACCCGCGTGCGTGAACACAAACTTCGATTTCTGGTCGCTACCGATCTGGCTGCGCGAGGGATCGACATACCGGAATTGTCGCATATCATTCAGTATGAACCACCCGAGGACCCCGAACTGTATGTTCATCGAGCCGGACGCACCGGACGGGCGGGAGCGTCGGGCGAAGCGATCACCCTGGCCAATGTGCTGGAAAAAGCCGAGCTGCAACGCATCGCCAAGCGGTTCAGTATCGAAATGATTGAACGACCATTGCCGACCGATGACGACGTTGCCGCCATTGCCGCCCAGCGCGTGACGGCCTTGCTGGAAGCCCGGTTGCGTGCGCGCGATAAGTTGCAGGTAGAACGGATGCAGCGATTCGTCCCGCTGGCTATTGAACTGGGTCAGAGCGAAGATGAAGCCTCGGTGATTGCCATGCTGCTGGATGATTACTACCAGGAGACTTTGCACGCGCCGCCGGAACAGCCTTCACCCGCGCCACCTGCTCCGCCTGAAAAGTCTCCCAAGAAAGACCGCCCCCGCAAGAAAACGCGCAGTCGTTCTTCCAAACGCCGTTGA
- the yidD gene encoding membrane protein insertion efficiency factor YidD, with protein sequence MIRAITVLGIIATLGAVVAKTEAAPQNSQPTDKKSIAVHTPSSSEPAGIDAYPFHRPVTSGAIILYQKLISPARGTSCPMHPHCSEYGREAFANHSPIRAYIMTADRLLRCGHDLNQYRPTSVDGRRRYFDPIDLDQAFGGRMIALAAAGESESADDTNINPRSSANSTTSTNGDSDSLLFRFARQLQQEGDNQRAVTEYLRLVSYYPDSPFGGRAKLAAVQCYHAAGLFSQAVVYGESVLSEQPEATIADPIRFRVAASKFKSGDLDLALADFTGLSRGEGSFRQQSIMAQGLTHAHLHDWTAAAISFDAIDDSSQHSMKARYCARLAREASDLDYKNPKLAGLLAVVPGLGYLYDGYYGTALSALMVNGLFMWSTYEAFRQDHNGLGVTLTIFGMGWYAGNIYGSAYSAVRQNERRRHDHLLKFDLGFKF encoded by the coding sequence GTGATCAGAGCAATAACGGTCTTAGGAATAATTGCGACCCTCGGGGCTGTTGTCGCAAAAACTGAAGCGGCCCCGCAAAACTCCCAGCCCACTGACAAAAAGTCCATTGCCGTGCATACGCCGAGTTCGTCTGAACCTGCGGGAATCGACGCTTACCCCTTCCATCGACCGGTCACCTCAGGGGCTATCATACTCTATCAAAAACTGATCAGCCCGGCCCGCGGCACGTCGTGTCCGATGCATCCACACTGCTCCGAATATGGCCGCGAGGCGTTTGCCAACCACAGTCCAATTCGGGCATATATCATGACAGCCGACCGGCTTCTTCGCTGCGGCCACGATCTCAATCAGTACCGACCAACCAGCGTTGATGGTCGCAGGCGTTACTTTGATCCCATTGACCTCGACCAGGCGTTCGGTGGCCGGATGATCGCCCTCGCCGCTGCCGGTGAGAGCGAATCCGCAGATGACACCAACATCAATCCGCGATCATCGGCCAACAGCACAACCTCGACCAATGGCGATTCGGACAGTTTGCTGTTTCGGTTCGCTCGCCAGCTACAACAAGAGGGCGACAATCAACGCGCGGTTACCGAGTACCTCCGCCTGGTGTCATACTATCCGGACTCTCCATTTGGGGGACGGGCAAAGTTGGCGGCCGTGCAGTGCTATCATGCCGCCGGTTTGTTCTCGCAGGCAGTTGTCTACGGTGAATCCGTTCTGTCGGAACAGCCGGAGGCAACCATCGCCGATCCGATCAGATTTCGTGTCGCTGCTTCCAAATTCAAATCCGGTGACCTGGACTTGGCCCTGGCCGACTTTACGGGCTTGTCTCGAGGCGAGGGAAGTTTTCGCCAGCAGAGCATTATGGCGCAGGGTTTAACGCATGCGCATTTGCATGATTGGACGGCTGCTGCCATCTCGTTCGATGCCATCGACGACTCTTCGCAGCATTCAATGAAAGCGCGCTACTGTGCTCGGTTAGCCCGTGAAGCGTCTGACCTGGATTACAAGAATCCCAAATTGGCCGGGCTTCTGGCGGTCGTACCGGGGCTCGGTTACCTGTACGACGGCTATTATGGAACCGCCCTATCGGCGTTGATGGTGAACGGGCTGTTTATGTGGTCCACATACGAAGCTTTCCGCCAGGATCACAACGGCCTGGGGGTAACTCTGACAATTTTCGGCATGGGTTGGTATGCCGGTAACATATACGGCTCGGCCTACAGCGCTGTACGGCAGAACGAGCGGCGACGGCATGATCACCTGCTGAAGTTTGATCTTGGTTTCAAATTCTGA
- a CDS encoding YggN family protein: protein MGSSVTRILTIGLALLLVGSAFAGSRNRSRSRHRDRDWDHISWQHGHADRTSIDMKHGSVMIKHRGRRETSRVEITRDYELYIDDELVKTDDDQTKLLKQYHQQLGEIHDRAKEIGWEGARIGAEGAKIGLVAGLGVLKMIFSDYSEDDLEDEVELATEKIEERAEELEEKAEEIEDMVDDLDYLTDDLRDAIPELAALDWF, encoded by the coding sequence ATGGGATCATCTGTAACTCGCATTTTGACAATCGGGCTGGCTCTTCTGCTGGTCGGCAGCGCTTTCGCCGGAAGCAGGAATCGTAGCCGCAGCCGCCATCGTGATCGTGATTGGGATCATATATCATGGCAACATGGGCACGCTGACCGCACCAGTATCGATATGAAGCACGGCTCGGTGATGATTAAGCACCGTGGCCGACGGGAAACTTCCAGGGTCGAGATCACCAGAGATTACGAACTATACATCGATGATGAGCTAGTCAAGACCGATGATGACCAAACCAAACTCCTCAAGCAATATCACCAGCAGCTCGGCGAAATCCATGACCGGGCGAAAGAGATCGGCTGGGAAGGAGCTCGCATCGGCGCGGAAGGGGCCAAGATCGGGCTGGTGGCCGGACTGGGCGTCTTAAAAATGATCTTCAGTGACTATAGTGAGGACGACTTAGAGGACGAAGTCGAGCTGGCTACTGAAAAGATTGAGGAACGCGCCGAAGAGCTTGAGGAAAAAGCCGAAGAGATCGAAGACATGGTCGACGATTTGGACTACCTCACCGATGACCTGAGGGATGCAATCCCCGAGTTAGCCGCGTTGGACTGGTTCTAG
- a CDS encoding AAA family ATPase, with translation MPKATKTKAKTIRELKTKDLDYRISWKPTGVKTSDDVDPCCGIIGQQRAVDAIRTGLNVKSEGYNIFVTGLTGTGRTTTIKRLLEQLDHDRPGLQDVCYANNFKNEDCPRVLIMNAGDGRRFKKDMSYLISSVRKAVPQIFLADDYKDKHSRITREFENRQKDLIRGFEDKLTQAGFVMVQVQSGIGVRNEIQPLIDDEPSSLDKLEQLSREGKFPLPRLDELRRLWDRLRREFDVTSTESKKLTNKLEVALEKLDSGAISPLVTDKVNLLKKRFPSDKVVAYLDEVQEALLSDLDRFREARPRRGEEEAPPYRKREPFEEFSINVVLDNSEAETVPIVIEMSPSYKNLFGSLERVVDRFGYWRTDFTRIFSGSILQASGGFLVMNAMDVLTEPGVWVHLKRAIRNNNIEITGYDPFFNMAGSGIKPEPIPLDVKVVLIGEPNIYHLLWRADDDFKKVFKIKAEFDSVMPFNKRNTHEYYRFTRRLVENEQLMPFDISGMQAVAEYGRRVAGRRDKLTTRFATISDIVREASFLASQRKASKASRDDVENAVKERRTRVNLVEDKIQEMIDTNSLMVSTTGKVVGQINGLSVYNIGDYAFGRPTRITVSTSMGKSGVINIEREADLSGPIHNKGVLVLGGYLRETFAQDKPLVMSASISFEQSYSGVDGDSASSTEIYAILSSLSGIPIRQDLAVTGSVNQKGEIQPIGGINEKVEGFYDVCSSRGLTGTQGCVIPHQNASDLLLRSDVLAAVAKGKFHIYPIKTIAQGIEILTDTAAGRRLASGRFTKGSVMATVDEKLYDMALALQNFGRVSNNDTAKAEKTRRTTKTESSSRKKRRRP, from the coding sequence ATGCCCAAAGCGACTAAGACAAAAGCGAAGACAATACGCGAACTAAAAACCAAAGATCTGGATTACAGGATCAGTTGGAAGCCGACCGGCGTCAAGACTTCCGATGATGTCGACCCCTGCTGTGGTATTATCGGCCAGCAACGGGCCGTTGACGCCATACGGACCGGCCTGAATGTAAAAAGTGAAGGTTATAACATCTTTGTCACCGGCCTGACCGGCACCGGCCGAACGACGACGATCAAACGTCTCTTGGAACAACTTGATCATGATCGACCGGGCCTTCAGGATGTATGCTACGCCAACAATTTCAAGAATGAAGATTGTCCTCGGGTCTTGATAATGAATGCCGGTGACGGTCGACGATTCAAGAAAGATATGTCGTACCTGATCAGCTCGGTGCGCAAGGCGGTGCCGCAGATATTCCTTGCCGATGACTACAAAGACAAGCACTCGCGGATTACTCGTGAGTTCGAAAACCGGCAAAAGGACTTGATCCGTGGTTTCGAGGATAAACTGACTCAGGCCGGATTCGTGATGGTACAGGTCCAATCCGGTATCGGCGTCCGTAACGAGATTCAGCCGTTGATAGATGATGAACCTTCCTCACTGGATAAACTGGAACAGCTTTCGCGTGAGGGAAAATTCCCCCTGCCGCGGCTTGATGAACTACGCAGGCTGTGGGATCGGTTACGCCGAGAGTTCGACGTAACCTCGACAGAATCCAAGAAACTGACCAACAAGTTGGAGGTGGCGCTGGAGAAGCTGGACTCCGGAGCCATTTCACCGTTGGTGACCGACAAAGTCAACTTGCTCAAGAAGCGTTTCCCTTCTGATAAGGTAGTCGCTTACCTGGATGAGGTGCAGGAGGCGCTGTTGTCCGATCTGGATCGTTTCCGTGAGGCGCGACCTCGCCGTGGTGAAGAAGAAGCGCCGCCGTATCGCAAACGTGAACCGTTTGAAGAGTTCTCGATCAATGTCGTGCTGGACAACTCGGAGGCCGAAACGGTGCCGATTGTCATTGAGATGTCGCCGTCTTATAAAAACCTGTTTGGCTCACTTGAGCGCGTAGTTGATCGGTTCGGGTACTGGCGCACCGACTTTACGAGGATTTTCTCAGGTTCGATTTTGCAGGCATCAGGCGGCTTCCTGGTGATGAACGCCATGGATGTACTCACCGAGCCGGGTGTGTGGGTTCATCTGAAACGAGCCATTCGCAATAACAACATCGAGATCACCGGATATGACCCGTTTTTTAACATGGCCGGATCGGGAATCAAACCGGAGCCGATACCGCTCGATGTCAAGGTAGTGTTGATCGGCGAACCGAATATATACCATCTGTTGTGGCGGGCCGATGATGACTTCAAGAAAGTCTTCAAGATCAAGGCCGAATTCGACAGCGTCATGCCGTTCAACAAGCGAAACACCCACGAGTACTACCGATTCACCAGAAGATTGGTCGAGAATGAGCAACTGATGCCGTTCGACATCTCGGGGATGCAGGCGGTGGCCGAGTATGGACGCCGTGTCGCCGGTCGACGAGATAAACTGACAACCCGTTTCGCAACAATCTCAGACATCGTTCGGGAAGCGTCGTTCCTGGCCAGTCAGCGTAAGGCGTCCAAAGCTTCACGCGATGATGTCGAGAATGCCGTCAAGGAACGCCGCACGCGCGTTAATCTGGTCGAAGACAAAATCCAGGAAATGATAGACACCAATTCCCTGATGGTTTCCACCACCGGTAAAGTTGTGGGACAGATCAACGGACTTTCGGTCTACAACATCGGAGATTACGCTTTCGGGCGCCCAACTCGCATCACGGTGAGCACTTCAATGGGCAAATCCGGTGTGATCAACATAGAACGCGAGGCGGACTTGTCGGGACCTATTCACAACAAAGGTGTGCTGGTTCTGGGTGGCTATCTCAGGGAGACCTTTGCTCAGGACAAGCCGCTGGTAATGTCGGCCTCAATTTCGTTCGAACAATCATACTCCGGGGTCGACGGCGACTCGGCATCGTCGACTGAGATTTACGCTATTCTGTCGTCATTGTCCGGCATCCCTATCCGTCAGGACCTGGCCGTCACCGGTTCGGTGAACCAGAAAGGGGAGATTCAACCGATCGGCGGCATAAACGAAAAGGTGGAAGGATTCTACGATGTGTGCTCAAGCCGCGGGCTCACCGGAACGCAGGGTTGCGTAATACCTCATCAGAACGCAAGCGACCTGCTGCTTCGTTCCGACGTACTGGCGGCCGTTGCCAAAGGGAAGTTCCACATCTATCCCATTAAGACCATTGCGCAGGGGATCGAGATTCTCACCGATACGGCGGCCGGTCGCCGTCTGGCCAGCGGGAGGTTCACAAAAGGATCCGTCATGGCAACCGTTGACGAGAAGCTGTACGACATGGCCCTTGCTCTGCAGAACTTCGGACGTGTTTCAAACAACGACACAGCTAAAGCGGAGAAAACCCGGCGAACCACCAAGACTGAATCGTCATCGCGAAAGAAACGTCGTCGCCCATAA